A genomic stretch from Cytophagia bacterium CHB2 includes:
- the hemN gene encoding oxygen-independent coproporphyrinogen III oxidase, with amino-acid sequence MNTTLDINLDLLRKYDRPGPRYTSYPTAPQFTESFGAQEFLGEILKTNESDAADRGLSLYFHLPFCDTLCYFCACNMIITHNSKRIDDYLDHLEREIALTAGLIDHSRKVEQLHWGGGTPTYLSPQQIARLGRFIHKHFNFTRDAEISVEIDPRGLERGHLEALREAGFNRASLGVQDFNPEVQAAVNRVQPYELTEWTLATLRELGFGSINLDLIYGLPFQTQETFAETLRLILTMQPERLAVFNYAHVPWMKKHQRVITEDKLPSPETKLQILKQTIEMVQEAGYVYIGMDHFAQPHDELAVAQASGNLYRNFQGYSTHANCDLYAFGITGISMVGDVYAQNVKELGHYYKRMSEGRLATARGCRLSWDDQLRRHVITRLMCDMRLDRRSVVSDFGIDFDAYFMPALESLRELEDDGLLEMNDEQIIVTPMGRLLIRNIAMTFDSYLTQKQNRALFSRTV; translated from the coding sequence CTATCCTACGGCCCCGCAATTCACCGAATCCTTTGGCGCGCAGGAATTTCTCGGCGAAATCCTCAAAACGAATGAATCCGACGCCGCCGATCGCGGGCTGTCGCTGTATTTTCATTTGCCCTTCTGCGATACCCTGTGTTACTTTTGTGCCTGCAACATGATCATCACGCACAATTCCAAGCGCATCGATGATTATCTCGATCACCTCGAGCGGGAAATCGCGTTGACCGCGGGTTTGATCGATCACAGCCGCAAAGTCGAGCAACTGCACTGGGGCGGCGGCACGCCGACTTATCTTTCGCCGCAACAAATTGCGCGTCTCGGACGCTTCATTCACAAACATTTCAATTTTACCCGCGACGCTGAGATCAGCGTGGAGATCGATCCACGCGGCCTTGAGCGCGGCCATCTCGAAGCGTTGCGCGAGGCGGGTTTCAATCGCGCCAGCCTGGGCGTGCAAGATTTCAATCCGGAAGTGCAGGCCGCGGTGAATCGGGTGCAGCCTTACGAGCTTACGGAGTGGACGCTCGCAACCCTGCGCGAATTGGGCTTCGGCAGCATCAATTTGGATTTGATATACGGCCTGCCGTTTCAAACGCAAGAAACGTTTGCAGAAACGCTGCGCCTGATTTTGACCATGCAGCCCGAGCGTCTGGCGGTGTTCAACTACGCCCACGTGCCCTGGATGAAAAAACATCAGCGCGTCATTACAGAAGACAAGCTGCCCTCACCGGAAACAAAGCTGCAAATACTCAAACAAACGATCGAGATGGTGCAGGAAGCCGGTTACGTTTACATCGGCATGGATCATTTTGCGCAACCGCATGACGAGCTTGCGGTGGCGCAAGCCTCCGGAAACTTATATCGCAACTTCCAGGGTTATTCCACTCACGCGAATTGCGATTTGTATGCTTTCGGCATCACCGGCATCAGCATGGTCGGCGATGTGTATGCGCAAAACGTCAAGGAATTGGGGCATTACTACAAACGCATGTCGGAAGGCCGTCTGGCAACGGCGCGCGGCTGCCGCTTGTCGTGGGATGATCAACTGCGCCGCCACGTGATCACCCGGTTGATGTGCGACATGCGCCTCGATCGGCGCTCCGTCGTGAGTGATTTCGGCATTGATTTCGACGCCTACTTCATGCCCGCTTTGGAAAGCTTGCGCGAGCTTGAAGACGACGGTTTGCTGGAGATGAACGATGAGCAAATCATCGTCACGCCCATGGGGCGATTGTTGATTCGCAACATCGCCATGACATTCGATTCTTATCTGACCCAAAAGCAAAACCGCGCGCTGTTTTCACGCACGGTGTGA